GCATGGTCTGCGCGGTGCTGGTCCCGCAGGGCAAGATCGCGCTGGGCAAGATGAGCCAGGCGCTCGTGCACGGGTCGCGGATCCTGCAGGTCGACGGCAACTTCGACGACTGCCTGGAGTTGGCCCGCGGCCTGTCCGAGAGCTACCCGGTCGCGTTGGTGAACTCGGTGAACCCGTTCCGCATCGAGGGCCAGAAGACCGCGGCCTTCGAGATCGTCGACGCCCTCGGTGATGCCCCCGACGTCCACTGTTTACCTGTCGGCAATGCAGGCAACATCACGGCCTACTGGAAGGGCTACACCGAGTACGCCAGTGATGGCCCCGCGGCCCGTCTACCGCGGATGTTCGGGTTCCAGGCCGCCGGGGCCGCCCCGATCGTCGAGGGTGCTCCGGTGAAGAACCCGCAGACGCTGGCCACCGCGATCCGGATCGGCAACCCGGCGTCGTGGGACTCCGCGGTCGCCGCCCGCGACGAGTCGAACGGCCGCATCGATTCCGTGACCGACCGTCAGATCCTTTCTGCGTATCGGTTGTTGGCCTCCCGCGAGGGTGTGTTCGTGGAACCGGCTTCCGCCGCCGGCGTCGCCGGGTTGCTGCAGGCCCGCGAACGCGATCAGCTCCCGGCGGGCCTGACGGTGGTCTGCACGGTCACCGGCAACGGGCTCAAGGACCCGGAGTGGGCCATCGCGGGCGCACCGAAGCCGGAGACCGTTCCGGTCGACGCGGCGGCGGCCGCGGCCAAGCTCGGCCTGACGTGAGCGAGCTTGCGAGCGAACAAATAAGTACGGCAACCTCGAGCCCCTGGCGGGGCGGGACGGTGACCGTCCGAGTCCCGGCGACCAGCGCGAACCTCGGGCCGGGCTTCGACTCCTTCGGCCTGGCTCTCGCGCTGTACGACGAGGTCAGCTTCACGGTCCTCGACGGCGGCCTCGAGGTCGAGATCGACGGCGAGGCCGCGAGCAGCCTGCGACGCGACGCCGACCACCTGGTGGTGCGCTCGGTCCGGGACTGCCTGGCCCGCGTCGGCCTGCCGCTGCCCGGCCTGCGGATGCACTGCGTCAACCGGATCCCGCACGGGCGCGGGCTGGGTTCCTCGTCGGCGGCGATCGTCGCCGGGGTGGTCGGTGCCCAGGCGCTGCTCGTCGAGGGCGCGCAGCGGATCGACGACGCCGGCCTGCTGGCCGTGGCCTGCGAGATCGAGGGCCACCCGGACAATGTCGCCGCTTGCCTGCGCGGGGGTTTCACGATCGCCTGGTCGGAGCCGGCCGGCCCCCGGGTGGTCGTGCTGGCCCCCGACGCCCGGATCCGCCCGGTCGTGTTCATCCCGACCGACGAACTGGAGACCAAGCGGGCCCGGGGGCTGCTGCCGGCCACCGTCCCGCACGTCGACGCGGCGGCGAACTCCGCCCGGGCCGCCCTGCTGGTCCACGCGTTGACCGCGGCCCCCGAACTGCTGATGGTCGCCACCGAGGACCGGTTGCACCAGGAGTACCGGCGTCCGGCGCTGCCGGCCAGCCTCGACCTGGTCCACCGTCTGCGGGAGGCCGGTCTGCCGGCCACCGTCTCCGGCGCCGGCCCCACCGTGCTGGCCCTGGCCTGCGAGAACTCGCTGGTGGCGGCCCGCGCAACGGCGCCGGCCGGTTGGCGCGTCGAGGAGCTGGCGATCGACGCCACGGGAGCCACCGTCCGATCCGCTTGACAGGTTGACACGCCACTGGCGGCATGCGCGTACGGCGCCGGCCAACCAGGTGTTATCGTTGGGGCAGCACCAGGCGCGCCGAGTCAAACGGCGCAAGCCGTGTCGATCTCCCGAACCGAACTCAGGCGCTCGGCGAGAACACCGACCAGCGCGTCGTGTCCACTCCCTCCACCCCCTGCCGTTGACAAACGGCCAGTTCGTCCTACGGACGAGTCTCACCGGTCGGCCGCCCAGGTGCGCCCCGCCGGGAAAGGAACGCAACCCAGTGGCTGAAACCTCCGATCTGGCGCTGGCGCCCGCGGCCACCGTCGCCGCCACCGCCGATCCGGACCATTCCGGCACCGCAGCCTCGAGCGCACCTGCTCGTAAGCGCCGGGCGGACGGCCTGGCGGGCATGGTCCTGGCAGAACTGCAGACCATGGCCTCCGGCCTGGGCATCACCGGCACCGGCCGGATGCGCAAGCCCCAGCTGATCGAGGCCATATCCGAGAAGCAGAGTTCCGAGCGTCAGGGCGGCGCCCGCCAGCCCGCGGCTCGCGCCGCGCAGTCCGAACCCCGCTCCGAGCAGAGCAGCGAGCGCGCCGAGCGTGCGCCGCGCGCCGCGCGCGCCGCATCGGCCCCGGCCGAGAACGCGCGACCGGTCGAGGCTGCGGCATCCGCGCCCGCCGAGTCCGAACGCAACACCGACTCCCAACGCAACACTGATTCCCAACACAATTCCGACTCCGAGCGCTCCGGCGACTCGGCCCAGGCCGGCCAGTCGACCGGCGATCAGCAGCGCGACCGCCGCGAGCGCCAGCGGGACCGTCGCGACCGCGGCAGTGCTCGCGACAACGACAACCGTCGTCCGGACAACCGCAGCGACGGCAACAGCAACCGCCAGCAGGACAACCGGCAGCAGGACAACCGCAGCGACGGCAACAGCAACCGCCAGCAGGACAACCGCCAGCAGGACAACCGCGGCCCGGGGGCCAACCGCGACAACGGGCCCGACGACGATGACGACGACGGTTCGGGTCGCCGCCGGCGGCGGGGCCGCTACCGCGACCGCAACCGCAGCAACCGCCCGGGGGGTGGGAGTAGTCGCACCGGCGGCTACGAGCCCGCCGAGCAGGAGATCAGTGAGGACGACGTCCTGGTCCCGGTCGCCGGAATCCTCGACATCCTCGACAACTACGCGTTCGTCCGCACCAGCGGGTACCTGCCCGGCCCGAACGACGTGTACGTGTCGTTGGCCCAGGTCCGCCGGGGCGGGCTGCGCAAGGGCGACGCCGTCACCGGCGCGATCCGCCAGCCGCGCGACGGCGAGCGGCGAGAGAAGTTCAACGCGCTGGTCCGCCTGGACACCGTCAACGGTATGGAGCCGGAGAAGGCCCGCGACCGCCTCGAGTTCAGCAAGCTGACCCCGCTGTATCCGCAGGAGCGGCTGCGGCTGGAGCACGACTCGAGCCAGCTCACCACCCGCGTGATCGACCTGGTCGCCCCGATCGGCAAGGGCCAGCGTGGCCTGATCGTCTCCCCGCCCAAGGCCGGCAAGACCATGGTGCTGCAGGCGATCGCGAACGCGATCACCGCGAACAACCCGGAGACCCACCTGATGGTCGTGCTCGTCGACGAGCGGCCGGAAGAGGTCACCGACATGCAGCGCTCGGTGAAGGGCGAGGTCATCGCCTCGACCTTCGACCGTCCGGCCGAGGACCACACCACGGTCGCGGAGCTGTCGATCGAGCGCGCCAAGCGACTGGTCGAGCTCGGCCACGACGTGGTCGTGCTGCTCGACTCGATCACCCGACTGGGCCGCGCCTACAACCTGGCCGCTCCGGCCTCGGGCCGAATCCTGTCCGGCGGTGTCGACTCCACCGCGCTGTACCCGCCGAAGCGTTTCTTCGGTGCCGCCCGCAACATCGAGAACGGCGGCTCGCTGACGATCCTCGCCACCGCGCTGGTGGAGACCGGCTCGCGCATGGACGAGGTGATCTTCGAGGAGTTCAAGGGCACCGGCAACATGGAGCTCAAGCTCGACCGCAAGCTCGCCGACAAGCGAATCTTCCCCGCGGTGGACGTCGACGCGTCCGGCACGCGCAAGGAAGAGATCCTGATGTCGCGCGAGGAGCTCCAGATCGTCTGGAAGCTGCGCCGGGTCATGTCCGCCCTCGACGACCAGCAGGCCATCGAGCTGCTTCTCGACCGGCTGCGCAAGAGCAAGTCGAACATCGAGTTCCTCATGCAGGTGCAGAAGACCACGCCGATGTCCGACGGGAACGAGCCCGACAACTGAGCTGACGCGACGTCAGTCGAGCCGGTGCACCGCCACCTGCGCCGGCAGCCGTGGCGTGCCGCCCACGGCGGCCATGGTCAACCGGGTCAGAGTCTCGAGCGCCGCCACGTCGAGGACGACTGTCCGGGCCGCGCCGGACAGCTCCGCGGTCCCGGTGCCGAACGTGACCTCGTAATCCGCACCGGCCGGTGCCTGCAGGTCCAACCGGTAGCTCGCCCCGGGTTGGGTGGGCACGTCGGCGGTGATGCCCTCCGGTCCGGTGAGGAACTCCGTGGCCCGGACCAGGTTCGGGTGCAGGGCATCGAGGCCGGGTTGGGAACCGCCGGCGGCCGGCGCGGCCGGTGCTGTCCCGACGAGCACACCGACCGTTGCCGAGATCCCGAGTGCCGCGGCCGCCATCCCGACCCACAGCGTTCGCCGTGCCACTGGCCCACCCGCCCGACAACCGTGGTGTGATTCCAGTGATCATTGTGACTGACGTGATCAATGTGACCTGACGAAACGCCGGGTCGACCTGTGGAATCCGCCGGGCGCCAGATGCGTTTAGTCGGTGGCCACCTGAACTGGCACACTTGGCCGGTCCCGGTTCACGTCGCAGGCGCTCGCCGCGGCGACCCGGGACAAGGATGAACAAGGAGCAAGCCGTGAAGTCCGACATCCACCCCGCCTACGGGGTCACCGAGGTCACCTGCACTTGCGGGTCGACCTTCACCACTCGCAGCACTGCCAAGAATGGCGTCATCCACGCCGACGTGTGCTCGCAGTGCCACCCGTTCTACACGGGCAAACAGAAGATCCTGGACACCGGCGGCCGCGTGGCCCGCTTCGAGAAGCGCTTCGGCAAGAAGTCGGCCGACAAGTAGCTGCACCTCACGCCGGCGTCCGCACCTCGCGGGCGCCGGCGTCGTGTTGTCCGACGCGGCCGCGAGGGGACGACGTCCCGCAGGGAGAGGCGATGTTCGAGGCGATCACGGACCTGCTGACCGAGCACGCCGAGCTCGAGAAGGCGATGGCCGACCCGGCCGTGCACGCCGACGCGGCGCAGGCGCGCAAGTTCGGTCGCCGCTATGCCGAGCTGTCCCCGATCGTGGCCGCGTACCGGGCCTGGAAACAGGCCGCCGACGACGTCGAGGCCGCCGCCGAACTCGCCACCGAGGACGCCTCGTTCCGGGCCGAGCTGCCCGAGCTGGAGGCCACCCGGGACGAGCGGTCCGAGAAGCTGCGGCACCTGATGCTGCCCCGCGACCCGGACGACGACCGCGACGTGATCCTCGAGATCAAGGCCGGCGAGGGCGGGCAGGAATCGGCATTGTTCGCCGGCGACCTGCTGCGGATGTACCTGCGCTACGCCGAACGTCGGGGCTGGAAGACCGAGGTGCTCGACGCCCAGGACTCCGACCTCGGCGGCTACAAGGACGTCTCGCTGGCGGTGAAGGCCCGCGGCGTCGAACCCGGCCAGGGCGTCTGGGCGCGGCTGAAGTACGAGGGCGGCGTGCACCGGGTGCAGCGCGTCCCGGTCACGGAGTCCCAGGGCCGGATCCACACCTCGGCGGCCGGCGTGTTGGTGCTGCCGGAGGCCGAGGAGGTCGACGTCGAGGTGAACCCGGCCGACCTGCGGGTGGACGTGTTCCGGTCCTCCGGCCCCGGCGGCCAGTCGGTCAACACCACCGACTCCGCGGTCCGGCTGACCCACCTGCCGACCGGGATCGTGGTGTCCTGCCAGAACGAGAAGAGCCAGCTGCAGAACAAGGAGCAGGCGATGCGCATCCTGCGGGCCCGGCTGCTGGCCGCCGCGCAGGAGGCCGCCGACGCCGAGGCCTCCGACGCCCGCCGCAGCCAGGTCCGCACCGTCGACCGCTCCGAGCGAATCCGCACCTACAACTACGCGGAGAACCGCATCGCCGACCACCGGGTGAACTTCAAGGCCTACAACCTCGATGCGGTCCTCGACGGCGACCTCGACGCGGTCATCCAGGCGTGCTTGGAGGCCGACGAGGCCGCGAAGCTGGCTGGTACCAACTGAACCCGGACTCCAGGGCAGCGGCGGGCGTCGAAACTGATCTGCGTTCGGCGCTGGCCGCGGCCCGCAGCCGGCTGGCCGAGGCCGGGGTGGCCTCGGCCCGCAACGACGCTGAGGAACTGGCCGCGCACCTGCTCGGGGTCCGCCGCGGCGACCTGGTGCGCCACGACCGCATCGACGCTGCCGGGTACGAAGCCCTGGTGGCCCGTCGGGTCGCGCGTGAGCCGTTGCAGCACCTGACCGGGGTGGCCCATTTCCGCCGGGTCAGCGTCGCGGTCGGCCCGGGGGTGTTCGTCCCCCGGCCGGAAACCGAGGTGATGGTCGGCGCGGTGGTGGACTTCCTCGCCACGCTGCCCCCCGGTGCCCGGGTGGTCGACCTGTGCACCGGGTCCGGGGTGATCGCGTTGTCGGTGGTCACCGAGGTTCCGGGGACCCAGGTGCACGCAGTGGAGGTCGATCCCGGCGCGTACGACTGGGCGACGCGGAACCTGGCGGGCACTGCGGTCACGTTGCACCTCGCCGATGCCCGCACCGCGTTGGCCGAACTCGACGGGACCTTCGACGTGGTGATCTCCAACCCGCCGTACATTCCAATGCCCGCTTGGGAATCGGTGACCCCCGAGGTCCGCGACCACGACCCGGCGGCGGCCCTGTGGAGCGGCGAGGACGGGCTGGACATGATGCGGGCGGTCGTCCGACGGGCCGCGGAGCTGCTGCGACCGGGGGGCCTGGCCGTGGTCGAGCACGCCGAGGTGCAGGCCGGCAGCGTCCCGGCGCTGTTCCGTGGCGCCGGGTGCTGGCGGGCGGTCGCGGACCACAAGGACCTGGCCGGCCGGGACCGCTTCGTGACCGCAGTCCGGGTGTGACATTGCCGCTCGGACACTGCCGGGATGACACCCCGTCACGCCTCCGATCACCCGGTGCAGTCGGGCTTTCGCGAAACGTCTCGCCTTACCACGGCCCTGTCTCGATCCGGAGCCCGCACGGGGTGGCAAGGCGCGCCTTGCAACCCATACCTTGGTCCGATCCAGCCGGGTTACCCCGAATTGCGTACCTCCCGTGCTGGGACCGTTCACCCATCGGGGGGCGACGGTCGGCGTCGTCGTACCGGCTCTGTGGAGGCAGCCTCATGCCGCGGTCTTTCGACTGCGCTGATCCCACCGCGCGCGCGGAGGGCCTGAAGGCCGCCGCCGAGGCTGTCGGTAACGGGAAACTGGTGGTGTTGCCCACTGACACCGTCTACGGGGTGGGCACCGACGCGTTCACCCCCTCGGCGGTTGCCGCTCTGCTAAACGCGAAGGGCCGGGGCCGCGACATGCCCGTCCCGGTGCTGATCGGTTCGACCCGCACGCTGGACGGCATCGCCACCGGGATCCCGGACGTGGCCCGCGACCTCGTCTCCGCGTTCTGGCCGGGTGCACTGACGGTCGTCTGCAAGCAGCAGCCCTCGCTTCGCTGGGACCTCGGTGATGCCCGGGGGACAGTCGCGATCCGGATGCCGATGGACCCGGTCGCCCTGGAACTGCTGCGCACCACCGGACCGATGGCGGTCAGCAGCGCGAACATCTCCGGTCGTCCGCCGGCCAACGACGCCCTGGAGGCCCGGACGCAGTTCGGCGAGCTGGTCGAGGTCTACCTGGACGCCGGGCCGGCGGCGAGCGAGCTGCCGTCCTCGATCGTGGACGTGACCTCCGGCACGCCGCGCCTGCTGCGGCCGGGGGCGATCTCGCTGGAGGAGCTGCGGTCGATCGCGCCCGAACTAGAGGTAGTCACGTGACGGGGCGGTTCTCGATTCTCTTTGTGTCCACGGGCAACGTGTGCCGCTCCCCGATGGCTGAGCGGCTGGCCGAGCTGGAGCTGGCTGCGGCACTCGGTGCCGAGGTCGACGCGTTCCGGATCGGCAGCGCAGGTACCTGGGGACACGACGGGGCACCGATGGAGCAGCACGCCCGGGCGGTGCTCAACGAACGCGGTGCCCGCGCGGGTGGGTTCGTGGCCCAGGAACTGCTGGCTGAGCAGATCGCCGCCGCCGACCTGGTGCTGACCGCCTCGAGCGAGCAGAGCCAGCAGGTGCGGCTGATGGACCCGGCCGCCCGCGACCGGGTGTTCACGCTGTGCGAGTTCGCGAGCCTGGCCCAGGACGCCCCGCCGGATGTCCTGGTGCACAATCCGGCCGCCCGGGCCCGGGCGTTGGTCTGCACCCTGGCGGAATTGCGGACGAGACTCGGCTCCGCGGTTCGCTCGACCGACATCGCCGATCCGTACGGCGCCCCGTTGCACGTCTTCCGGCTGTGCGCGGACGAGATCGCGGCCTGCCTGGGGGCGCTGGTCGGTCACCTCGCCGTGGCGCGCACCGCGGCGACCAACCGCGCGGTGTCCTGATCCGGATCACCTTCATGGGATAACTGTCCGGTGAGGGAGTACTTGCTGGCGCTGCTCGTGGCGGCGGCGGCGACGTACCTGAGCACCGGTGTGGTGCGGCGCGGGGCGATCGCGTTCGGCGCGATGACCGAGGTCCGGGCGCGCGACGTGCACGCGATCCCCACCCCGCGCCTGGGTGGAATCGCGATGTTGGCCGGGCTGTTCACCGGCGTTCTGGTGGCCTCCCGGATGCCGTTCCTGTCCAGCGAACTCTTCGCCAACTCCCACGACCCCTGGGCGTTGCTGGCCGGGGGCTCGCTGATCTGCCTGCTCGGGGCGGTCGACGACCGCTGGGGCCTGGACGCGCTGACCAAGTTCGCCGGCCAGGTGCTGGCCGCCGGGGTCATGGTTGTGATGGGTATTCAGATGACCTATCTGCCCATCCCCGGCACCACGATCTCGCTGGACCCGACCTCCGGGACGCTCCTGTCGGTGCTGATCGTGGTGGCGACGGTCAACGCGGTGAACTTCGTCGACGGCCTCGACGGCCTGCTCGCCGGGATCGCGTTGGTCGCGGCCTTGGCGTTCTTCTCCTACACCTACCTGCTGGCCGTCTCCGAGCGACTGGACCGCGCGATCTCCCCGGCGTTGTTCTCGGCGTTGCTGGCCGGGATCTGCCTGGGCTTCCTGCCGCACAACTTCCACCCGGCACGCATCTTCATGGGCGACTCCGGGTCGATGCTGATCGGATTGATCCTGGCCGCGTCGACGGTGAGCTTCGCCGGTCAGATCGACTTCGGAGCCGTCGACAACGGGAACATTTCTCCGGTCCTGCTGCCCCTGGCGCTGCCGTTCGCGGCGATCGCGGCACCGTTCCTGGACCTGGTGCTGGCGATCGTCCGCCGCACCCGTCAGGGCCGTTCGCCGTTCGCCCCGGACAAGCAGCACCTGCATCACCGACTGCTGGAGATCGGGCACTCGCACCGTCGGGCGGTTCTCATCATGTACTTCTGGTCGGCCCTGATCGCCTTCGGCGTGGTCGGCCTGTCGCTGCTGTCGGCGGCCCCGTGGGTGTTCGTCGCCCTGGGCGCGTTGGTGTTCGTGGGCCTGCTGCTGCTGCGCGGGCCACTGCGCACGCCGGCGGACGAGGAGCCGAAAGCGCCCGGCGAGGACGACCGGGACGACCACCACACCCGGGTGTGATCCGTTCGACCGCTCCCGACGCGAAATGCGCCTTGACCTGATGGTAGTTTCCCCTGCGAAAGCGCGGGCCGCTGTGTGGCCGCGCGCTCCTGGCACCGGTGCCGGCCTCCTTGAAAGGACTCGGGTTGACTTGCGATGTGGCCGTGGACGCTGACGCGCCCATCGGCGCGGGTCCGCCCGTCCTCAGCGGTCGGGCGCAGCTGTGGGGAAACCTGGACCTGCTGCTGGTGGCTGCCGCGGTAGTGCCCGCGGTGGCGCTCGACGTTCCTGAGCCGGGCTTCGTGCTCGGCGCCGGCGGATGGGTGCTGCAGCGGCTGATCTCGGTGTACAACCGGCGCTGGATCCGCCGCGCGACCGACCCGGTGAAGCAGGTGGCCGCGAACCTCGCCGAAGCCTTCGGGCGGATCTGGTTG
The sequence above is drawn from the Sporichthyaceae bacterium genome and encodes:
- the thrC gene encoding threonine synthase, translating into MSATATTRQWRGLIEEYRDRLPVGPNTPVVTLREGGTPLVPATVISELTGCQVWLKVEGANPTGSFKDRGMTMAISKAAEEGARAVICASTGNTSASAAAYATRAGMVCAVLVPQGKIALGKMSQALVHGSRILQVDGNFDDCLELARGLSESYPVALVNSVNPFRIEGQKTAAFEIVDALGDAPDVHCLPVGNAGNITAYWKGYTEYASDGPAARLPRMFGFQAAGAAPIVEGAPVKNPQTLATAIRIGNPASWDSAVAARDESNGRIDSVTDRQILSAYRLLASREGVFVEPASAAGVAGLLQARERDQLPAGLTVVCTVTGNGLKDPEWAIAGAPKPETVPVDAAAAAAKLGLT
- the thrB gene encoding homoserine kinase, which encodes MTVRVPATSANLGPGFDSFGLALALYDEVSFTVLDGGLEVEIDGEAASSLRRDADHLVVRSVRDCLARVGLPLPGLRMHCVNRIPHGRGLGSSSAAIVAGVVGAQALLVEGAQRIDDAGLLAVACEIEGHPDNVAACLRGGFTIAWSEPAGPRVVVLAPDARIRPVVFIPTDELETKRARGLLPATVPHVDAAANSARAALLVHALTAAPELLMVATEDRLHQEYRRPALPASLDLVHRLREAGLPATVSGAGPTVLALACENSLVAARATAPAGWRVEELAIDATGATVRSA
- the rho gene encoding transcription termination factor Rho — protein: MAETSDLALAPAATVAATADPDHSGTAASSAPARKRRADGLAGMVLAELQTMASGLGITGTGRMRKPQLIEAISEKQSSERQGGARQPAARAAQSEPRSEQSSERAERAPRAARAASAPAENARPVEAAASAPAESERNTDSQRNTDSQHNSDSERSGDSAQAGQSTGDQQRDRRERQRDRRDRGSARDNDNRRPDNRSDGNSNRQQDNRQQDNRSDGNSNRQQDNRQQDNRGPGANRDNGPDDDDDDGSGRRRRRGRYRDRNRSNRPGGGSSRTGGYEPAEQEISEDDVLVPVAGILDILDNYAFVRTSGYLPGPNDVYVSLAQVRRGGLRKGDAVTGAIRQPRDGERREKFNALVRLDTVNGMEPEKARDRLEFSKLTPLYPQERLRLEHDSSQLTTRVIDLVAPIGKGQRGLIVSPPKAGKTMVLQAIANAITANNPETHLMVVLVDERPEEVTDMQRSVKGEVIASTFDRPAEDHTTVAELSIERAKRLVELGHDVVVLLDSITRLGRAYNLAAPASGRILSGGVDSTALYPPKRFFGAARNIENGGSLTILATALVETGSRMDEVIFEEFKGTGNMELKLDRKLADKRIFPAVDVDASGTRKEEILMSREELQIVWKLRRVMSALDDQQAIELLLDRLRKSKSNIEFLMQVQKTTPMSDGNEPDN
- the rpmE gene encoding 50S ribosomal protein L31, with product MKSDIHPAYGVTEVTCTCGSTFTTRSTAKNGVIHADVCSQCHPFYTGKQKILDTGGRVARFEKRFGKKSADK
- the prfA gene encoding peptide chain release factor 1, whose translation is MFEAITDLLTEHAELEKAMADPAVHADAAQARKFGRRYAELSPIVAAYRAWKQAADDVEAAAELATEDASFRAELPELEATRDERSEKLRHLMLPRDPDDDRDVILEIKAGEGGQESALFAGDLLRMYLRYAERRGWKTEVLDAQDSDLGGYKDVSLAVKARGVEPGQGVWARLKYEGGVHRVQRVPVTESQGRIHTSAAGVLVLPEAEEVDVEVNPADLRVDVFRSSGPGGQSVNTTDSAVRLTHLPTGIVVSCQNEKSQLQNKEQAMRILRARLLAAAQEAADAEASDARRSQVRTVDRSERIRTYNYAENRIADHRVNFKAYNLDAVLDGDLDAVIQACLEADEAAKLAGTN
- the prmC gene encoding peptide chain release factor N(5)-glutamine methyltransferase, yielding MLGGRRGREAGWYQLNPDSRAAAGVETDLRSALAAARSRLAEAGVASARNDAEELAAHLLGVRRGDLVRHDRIDAAGYEALVARRVAREPLQHLTGVAHFRRVSVAVGPGVFVPRPETEVMVGAVVDFLATLPPGARVVDLCTGSGVIALSVVTEVPGTQVHAVEVDPGAYDWATRNLAGTAVTLHLADARTALAELDGTFDVVISNPPYIPMPAWESVTPEVRDHDPAAALWSGEDGLDMMRAVVRRAAELLRPGGLAVVEHAEVQAGSVPALFRGAGCWRAVADHKDLAGRDRFVTAVRV
- a CDS encoding L-threonylcarbamoyladenylate synthase; the protein is MPRSFDCADPTARAEGLKAAAEAVGNGKLVVLPTDTVYGVGTDAFTPSAVAALLNAKGRGRDMPVPVLIGSTRTLDGIATGIPDVARDLVSAFWPGALTVVCKQQPSLRWDLGDARGTVAIRMPMDPVALELLRTTGPMAVSSANISGRPPANDALEARTQFGELVEVYLDAGPAASELPSSIVDVTSGTPRLLRPGAISLEELRSIAPELEVVT
- a CDS encoding MraY family glycosyltransferase, which encodes MREYLLALLVAAAATYLSTGVVRRGAIAFGAMTEVRARDVHAIPTPRLGGIAMLAGLFTGVLVASRMPFLSSELFANSHDPWALLAGGSLICLLGAVDDRWGLDALTKFAGQVLAAGVMVVMGIQMTYLPIPGTTISLDPTSGTLLSVLIVVATVNAVNFVDGLDGLLAGIALVAALAFFSYTYLLAVSERLDRAISPALFSALLAGICLGFLPHNFHPARIFMGDSGSMLIGLILAASTVSFAGQIDFGAVDNGNISPVLLPLALPFAAIAAPFLDLVLAIVRRTRQGRSPFAPDKQHLHHRLLEIGHSHRRAVLIMYFWSALIAFGVVGLSLLSAAPWVFVALGALVFVGLLLLRGPLRTPADEEPKAPGEDDRDDHHTRV